In bacterium, a single genomic region encodes these proteins:
- a CDS encoding MlaD family protein: MRSFKTETYVGLFVLTGFLIFIWGTTQITNLGDDGGYELYAVFDNAAGLDINAPVRMVGVNIGRVRSIDITDRKAWLALLIDKDRQVDRNATVSIRSQGILGDKFVGVDPGDSGSYYNPGDTITRTRAGADLDRLMDSLQTAGQDLSAILSSLRKVIGTEDGERSMAEILENTRALSSNLSAMVSDNRDRVDNIMVNLDHLTSKLDGIAGDNREDIREVIANIRQVTEDIRDDLPRLTQKLEGAADQVSGVLSDNRESVKVTVEQIRKDAELLEETLASLRTVARRIESGEGTVGKLINEDETYISLNETLGSLSKAMKKGEQLQINLDIHGHYLSEIEGTKGYLTMDIKPTPDKFYRLELVDDPEGLRDWTNTTVTEVIPPAPPTTTITDEIRYQDRLKFSIELGRRIHDTVFRLGYIESAFGFGVDRYFAGDDMRLSLDAWELDRDENARVRVAASFRFWDLFHLDVGAEDIINENRDPMFMVGFGLSFIDEDLKYLLAKSPIP; the protein is encoded by the coding sequence ATGAGAAGTTTCAAGACAGAAACATATGTCGGCCTTTTCGTCCTCACGGGGTTCCTCATCTTCATATGGGGAACAACCCAGATCACCAACCTGGGCGATGACGGAGGGTACGAGCTTTACGCCGTCTTCGACAACGCCGCGGGCCTCGACATCAACGCCCCCGTGCGCATGGTCGGTGTCAACATCGGACGGGTCCGCTCCATCGATATCACCGACAGAAAGGCCTGGCTGGCCCTCTTAATCGATAAGGACCGTCAGGTTGACCGGAACGCCACGGTCTCCATCCGCAGCCAGGGCATCCTGGGCGACAAGTTCGTAGGCGTGGACCCCGGGGACAGCGGAAGTTACTACAACCCGGGCGACACCATCACACGCACACGCGCCGGCGCCGATCTCGACAGGCTCATGGATTCGCTCCAGACGGCCGGCCAGGACCTTTCAGCCATCCTTTCCAGCCTCCGCAAGGTCATCGGAACCGAGGACGGCGAACGATCCATGGCCGAGATCCTGGAAAACACCCGCGCCCTTTCATCCAACCTTTCCGCCATGGTCAGCGACAACCGGGACCGGGTAGACAACATCATGGTCAACCTGGACCACCTGACCTCGAAGCTGGACGGGATCGCAGGGGATAACAGGGAGGATATCAGGGAGGTCATCGCCAACATCCGGCAGGTCACCGAGGACATCCGGGACGACCTGCCCCGTCTCACGCAAAAGCTGGAAGGCGCCGCCGACCAGGTGTCCGGGGTCCTTTCGGACAACCGGGAGTCGGTCAAGGTGACCGTCGAGCAGATCAGGAAGGACGCCGAGCTGCTGGAGGAGACCCTCGCGTCGCTCCGTACGGTGGCCCGGCGTATCGAGAGCGGCGAGGGAACGGTGGGCAAGCTCATCAACGAGGACGAAACCTATATCAGCCTCAACGAGACCCTCGGCAGCCTCAGCAAGGCCATGAAGAAGGGGGAACAGCTCCAGATCAACCTCGACATCCACGGCCACTACCTCAGCGAGATCGAGGGGACCAAGGGGTACCTGACCATGGATATCAAGCCGACTCCCGACAAGTTCTACCGGCTTGAGCTGGTGGACGACCCGGAGGGGCTCAGAGACTGGACCAACACCACCGTCACGGAGGTAATTCCCCCGGCGCCCCCCACTACAACCATCACGGACGAAATCCGCTACCAGGATCGCCTCAAGTTCTCCATTGAACTCGGCCGCAGGATCCACGACACCGTTTTCCGCCTCGGATATATCGAATCGGCCTTCGGTTTCGGTGTCGACCGCTACTTCGCCGGCGATGACATGAGACTGTCACTCGACGCATGGGAACTGGATCGGGATGAGAACGCCCGGGTACGGGTGGCCGCGTCCTTCAGGTTCTGGGATCTTTTCCACCTGGACGTGGGGGCCGAGGACATCATCAACGAGAACCGCGACCCCATGTTCATGGTCGGCTTCGGTCTGTCGTTCATCGACGAGGATCTGAAGTACCTCCTGGCCAAATCTCCCATTCCCTGA